The sequence GATGATGGACAGCACCGAGGTCGGAAGTCCCGTCCTCGAGAGCCGGAGGATCGGCGCCGCAGCGGTGCTGATGTCGCCGGCGTTTTGGACAGGCATTTCGCCGATCGGTCCACCGTTCCAGGCGATCTTGCCGGGGCGTTCCATGACCTCTATGTTCCGATCCATCCCAACGAACACATAGCGGCTGCTGCCTGTCGCGTGGACGCCGAACGTGTCCGAGCGACCGGTCGCTGGCTTGTCCAGCACGCGACCGATCGCTGCGCTGCAACTGTTGGTCTGGCGTTGCTGACCACCGTATGGGATGACGACGACATCGAGTTGATCAAGACGATCGGGTTGTTGTCGAACCACTTCGGCCCACTGGCCGCCCGCGCGCTCGAACGGCGGTCGTGGTGCGGCGGCTCGGAGGCACTGCTGTGGCTGGCCGAGCGGGTCACGGGCTGGGGACGGGTCTATGTCGTGGAGTCCCTGTGCACGATCGGCAGCACCGCAGCGCGGCCGTGGATGCTGCGACGCGCCTGTGATGGCGACTACCTCAACCGCTACTTCGCCGGAACGGTCGCCACTGCGGCGCACCTACATGAGGCGATCACCGCAGCGAATCCGGACAGCGAGTTGGTCGATCACACCGGCCTGCTGCTGACCATCATGGCTGACAGCGGCGGCACGGGCATCACGCTCGAGCACTACCCGCCCGCCTCCGCCGTTCTAGAGGCCCACTGCGAACACGCCGGCCGCCTAGAGCCGTCGGTAGAGCGTTTCGTCATCGCCGCGCAACTGGCTGAGCATTTACATCACCCAGCGGCGCAACGAATAGCTTGGCCCGAGGGCGGACGAGAGCGCGTTCTGAGCGGCTATCTTTCCCTGCTCGATCGCGACGACTGGTGCACGGTCGCTCGCGCTGGGCTGGCCGCTGGTGATCACCGTGTTACCTGGCTTGTCGAAGCGCTGGCACCAAGCCTTGGGCTTCGAGCGTTCACCGTGAACGACGAGTAGCGTCCGGAGGGAAGGCCGGCGGGGAGCACGTCCGCGCTTTCCTGCCGGCGCCAGCCATTCCGGAACAACAGGCCTGACCACTTCGACCTCTACTAGGAGGTCACGCCGCACCGCTCGAGCTCCATCACCGGAGGTCAAAGACCCGTCTCCGTCCGGCATCTGTGAGCACTTCGGGCGCGGAGACTGATCGGCCAGCCACTAGAGGATCGGTTCGGCGAGGTAGCGGCGTTCTGGACGCCCGGCCGGTCCGGCCTCCACCACTGATGGCTAGCCTCCTGGCCCGCGTACGGCCCGCCCAGCAAGGGATCCGGGACAACTGGCGTACCGCATCACCATCTGAACCCCGACAGGCCGACCGGTGGGCACATCAACCTCGGGGCTCCGTGACCCTTGGGCCGCAACGCACTGCGTTGACCTGGCAGCACACCGTAGTTAGCGTTAACAGTTCCGTCCACCTTAGAGAAAACCCCACGCCGATCAAGGAGGATCAGTTGAGACTGCGACAGCGAAGGCCACGTCTCGGGCTGAGTCGCAAGAGTAGAGGTGTCGCGGTCCTGGCACTGGGTGTGCTTCTTTCGGTCTCGTTCGCGGCGACGCCGTCGCACGCTGCCGAGGAGCAGCTCAACGAGGGTCTGGTCCACCACTTCGCCCTCGACGAGACCAGTGGGACGACGTTGGTCAACTCGGGTAGCGCGGGCGCGGCGGCGAACGCCACGCTCGTGAATCCCGAGAAGGCGGCCTTGACCGGCGAAGGAGTCAGGTTCAACCCCGACTCCTACCAGGGCGCCCGCGACGGCGCATACGTGGCACTGCCGAACGACATTACCGCCGGTATGTCCAACCTCACCGTCGACTATGACGTGTGGGTCGACCCAGCAAACGTCGGCGAGCACCAGATGTGGGGCTTTGGCCGTAAGTCCGGGTCGTGCGACGTCGACACCGGCGCCGAGGGCTCCATCTTCGCGTCGAACACGCAGCGGTTCCGGGTCGCGGTGGGTCCGGCGAACCTCCAACAGAACCGGGTCCGCATGCTCGAGGGAGCGTGGACCCATGTCACCTACACCCAGTCACTGAACTCGAACGGCACGAGCTGGACCGGCATGCTCTACCTCGACGGCGTGCTGCACGCGACGTCGACTGACCTGACCACGGCGCCGTCGGTGAACGCTGCGGGGACCAACTGCAACTTCCTCGGTCGCTCGCAGACGTCGGGCCACTACTCGTTCCGCGGAACAATCCGGGACTTCCGCGTGTACGACCGGGCACTGAGTCTCGACGAGACACTCGTCCTGGCGGAGAAGACCGTCTCCCATGGCGTTCGCGCCGACGCCGCGGCCATCGACCTCGGCCTGACCAGTGCGGTCGTACGAGATGTCGTTCTGCCCAAGGTGGGTTCCGTGGCGGGCTCGGCCATCACCTGGAGTAGTTCGGACCCGTCGGTCGTCGAGGTCTACACCCCGCCAGCCCTCGCCAGCGCACGCAAGGTTGCGGTGACCGGCAGGATCACCCGGCCCGCCCAGGGGCAGCCCGACGCGACAGTCATGCTCACGGCGACTGTCCGCAAGGGTGCCGAGCAGGTCACCACACGGGAGATCCCCGTCGTGGTGAAGGCCGAGTTCGACGATGGGCAGGCGGCCGACCGTGACGCCTCCGACCTGACCCTGGACGCTACCGACGACGTACGCGGAAACCTCGACCTCGCTGCCAGGGGCGAGTTCGGATCCACGATCACCTGGAGGTCGACCACAAGCCTCGTCACCCCGACGGGTGAGGTGACCCGCCCGGCCTTCGGCCATGAGGATGTTGCCGCCACCCTGACGGCGACCATCACCAAGGGTACGGCCTCGCGGAAGAAGTCGTTCCCGGTGACCATCACCGCCATGCCACGTTCCGAGGAGTACGAGCGGTACTTCATGGGGTACTTCAAGGGCGAGGGAATTGCCGACGGCGAGCAGATCATGTTCGCCACATCCAACGGAAACACCGCCCTGGACTGGACCGGTCTGACCGGAGGTCGGCCGTCACTCATCTCCCAACTGGGTGACCAGGGGCTTCGTGACCCGCACATCGTCCGCTCACCTGACGGCGACACGTTCTACATGATCGCTACCGACCTGAACTGGTACGACCAGGGTGGATACGCCATCAACGACACCCAGTACATCGAGGTGTTCGAATCACACGACCTTGTGAACTGGACCCCTCAGCGGCACGTGAAGGTCGCGCCCGGCAACGCGGGGAACGCCTTCGCACCAGAGTCGCTGTGGGTCGAGGAAATCGGCGCCTACGTCGTGTTCTGGGCGCAGTCGCTGTGGAGCGACCCCGTGAACCGCACCGGTCAGGGGAACGCGCAGATGTGGTATGCCACGACGCGAGACTTCCAGACGTTCTCCGCTCCCCAGGTCTGGCAGGATCCGGCCCCGCTGTCGCGGATCGACACGACCGCGATCCGGGTCGGTGACCACTACTACCGGGTGACCAAGAACGAGGCTGGCAACCAGGGCTCGGACATCTTCTCGGAGAAACACACCGACTTCCTGGACAGCAACATTGACAACTGGACGTTGGTCGCGCCAGCTCTGGGGCGCACGACGTGGGTCGCCAACCAGGGGTACGAGGGGCCGGTCATCTTCAAGGCGAACCCCGGTGACACCTCCTGCCCCGGCCAGTTCTACCTCTGGGGTGACCGGTACACGAACGGTGGGGGTTACCAGGCCGCGTGTCACGAGAACGTCGAGGCCCCGACCTGGAACGCCAAGGCGATCACGATGACCAACGCGGGTGTCGTCCGTCCGCGTCACGGCACCGTGATCCCGCTGACCGTTCGCGAGTGGAACGATATCCGCGGAATCCCGAACAGCGACGTCACGACCACCACCGAGGTGGCTGTCGAGCCGTACGCGAGCGGCGCCCAGACGACCACGGCCACCGTGACAGTCACGGCAGCTGACGGGTTCGAGACCGGCGGTCAGGTGCGGCTCAGCATCGGCTCGTGGTCGAAGCTCGCCCGCCTGAGCGACGGCGCAGCCACGGTCACGCTGCCGACAGGTCTGCCCGCGGGTGCCCGGACGGTCAAGGCCGAGTACCTCGGCTTCGACTACCTGAAGGCGTCGGTGGGTACGGCATCGTTCGGGGTGCCCTCCGGCCCGGCCGCCGTCAAGGTCCGGGCGAAAGCCGCGCCGGCATCGGTTGTCCGCGGGGGCACGTTCAGATTGAACGTGACTGTTGGACCGGCGGGCGGGCACAAACACCACGCTCCGACCCCGACCGGCGAGGTCACCGTCACCTTCGGCGGCACCGTGCGCGTCGTGCCACTGGCGGACGGTAAGGCCGTCGTCGAACTGCCGACCGCCGATCTGCAGCCCGGGGCCTACCGGGTCCACGTTGCCTACTCCGGCAACCCGACCTACCAGCCCCACGCCGCCAATTACCAGAAGCTGACGGTGCGGAAGCCGCATAGGCACCCCTAGGCGTGCTGAGATGCGGCACAAGTAGGAGCGGGCGAGATCTGTTGATCTCGCCCGCTCCTACTGCACGGCCCAGCAACCGGACTATCGAGTGATCATGCCCTTCTCGACGGCCAGGTTGTAGTTCTCCCCGAAAACGTTCAGTTCGTGGACTCCGACCTTGACGGTCTCGGTCGTACCCAAGACCTTCAGCCTGACTGCGTTCGTCAGCACCCGGTCGAAGGTGACGTAGTCAGCCGTGAACGCGGTGGAGTTCGTACTCCTGTCGACCAAGGGCCGCCACGTGTTGGTGGGGATATCCTTGTACTCCAGCGTGTACTGCACCGCGTTGTCCTTGGTAAACGTGCGTCCGAGCTCCTTCCACTGAATCTGCGCGGCGGAGATGTGAAAAACGGTCCCGAAGCCCCTGATGTACGTGGGCGCGGTATCGCTGTCAGCCGGCTCCCACCAGGTGGATAGGGAGCGGTCGCTTCCGTAGTACGGGTTGCGCCCGGGCGCATAGCTGCTTGCCCAGTAGGCCTGGCTGTTGGTGGCCACATTGTAGAGTCCGGTGTCGTCCCTGCCCGAGATCTTCTTCCCCGGGGCCAGTTGCGGCGTGTTGGACAACTCGCAATCGATTGCTCCCCGTTTCGGACCGGCGGGAATCACGTTGCAGATGTCCATCCCCAGTCGCCGCTCGAAGAACTCCTCGTACGCGATGACATAGGTGTAGAAGAACACCAGGTTGCCGGACTTGTCGAGTACGAAACTGCCGTGCCCAGCGTTCGGATATACCGCACTCGGGTGGTTGTTTCCGTAGCCGATCGGGTTTTGCTGGGTGACTTTGAACCCGGATAGCGGTTTGTCCGACGTCATCACACCGGTCGCGTACGTGGTGAACTCCGTGCCACCGGATGCGACCGATAGGTAGTACGTGTCCCTCACCTTGAACAGCTGCGAACCCTCCACGTACCCATGCGTGTAGGTCGCCTTGTTGTCACCGATGTGCTGCCACTCCTGGCGCGGGTCAAAGGTCCAGAGCACGACCGGGTCGCTGATGAGCTGCCGAGGATTGTTCGGGTCGAGCTCGGCGCCCATGATCGGCGAGCCGATGTTGTACGTCAAGTACAGCCGGCCGTCCGTGTCCGGGAAGAATTGCACGTCGCCAACGCTCAGGGTCTGGCCGCTCGGGCGCAGGAAACTTCCCATGCTGGTCCACGGCCCGGTGGGCGAGTCCGCTTGATAGACCGGCGTGTTGTTGCCGGCCATGTAGAACTTGTCGCCGAGTTGCACGACGGTTGGTGCGACCAAGCCCAGGTTCATCTGATGGGGCGTCCACGTGAGGTAGTCAGTGGTGGACCAGACAGTGCGGTTGTTGTTCGGGGCGTTCTGCATGGCGCCTGATGCATAGAGATAAATGGTCCCGTCGACGTTCAGGGCGGACCAGTCCGCCCCGGTTCGTGCAGAGTTCTCGGAAATCCTGGTGAACCCGGCGGTGGATCGGCTCGCGAGAGTCCGCCCGGACGCTGCCGTCCACGTCTCCAGGTTCAAGCTGGCCGGGATTTGCGAAGTGTTTGCGACATTCTCGTCCGTAGGCGGCATCGTCCCTACGATGTTGCGCACGGCCATTCCGGGCAAATTGATCGGGTTCACGTATGTCTGAGCCATGTCGACGCCGGCCAGTGGCACCTTGGCGGACGGGGTTTGAGGTCCGGTGCCGGGTGCTGCCGGCGGCACGGGTTTCTCCGCCGAGGCCGGCACGATCGGTGTCAGTTGACCCACGCCCACTCCTATCGCGAGAGCAAGGCCAATCGCCGCTAAACCTCGACGTCGATTGCCGGCAGTCTTCTCGATAACCATTAGGTCCCACCTTCCGTCTGAGCGTATTTAGCGCTAACAACGGGCAGAAAACGTCCGATTTCACGATCAGCCGGCCTGACGTGGCTAATTGCTGGATGTGAGGCATCCTTCGACGGTGATAACGAAGGGTGGGAGAAGGGCTTTCCGCTCGACCAGTTGGGCTTCCAGCGCACACGCTATCGACTCGGCCTCGTCCGGCGCGGATCAGCGGCCGGCGGCTGTTAGCGCTAACAACGTTTCAGTGATGTTAACGGTGCTATTTGGAGCGTGTCAAGAGCATCAATGCGATGCGACTAGGCTGATCATGGTGTCGGGCTGTTGGGTGGAGCAGCTGACCATCTTCGCCAACCTGCGTCCAATCTGCTCCCAGTTGCAAGACCAGGCCAACCAACGGCTCCTTACCGCCTTGATCTGCGCACACTCCCCTGTCAGACGACATAGAGCGCCGTCGACCGCTGCGCAGAACCGCGGAGCACTCCGCGGGAGACAGGACACAACACCGCACCCGCTCTGGCCTGCGGGAACGTAGAGCCCCGGGTAGGGGTGGGTGCTGTTGAGGCCGTTCGACGCCGTTGGCCGCAGTTGAAGGCCGTTCAGGCTCCCACCCAGTGAGC comes from Micromonospora vinacea and encodes:
- a CDS encoding immunoglobulin-like domain-containing protein; translation: MTWQHTVVSVNSSVHLRENPTPIKEDQLRLRQRRPRLGLSRKSRGVAVLALGVLLSVSFAATPSHAAEEQLNEGLVHHFALDETSGTTLVNSGSAGAAANATLVNPEKAALTGEGVRFNPDSYQGARDGAYVALPNDITAGMSNLTVDYDVWVDPANVGEHQMWGFGRKSGSCDVDTGAEGSIFASNTQRFRVAVGPANLQQNRVRMLEGAWTHVTYTQSLNSNGTSWTGMLYLDGVLHATSTDLTTAPSVNAAGTNCNFLGRSQTSGHYSFRGTIRDFRVYDRALSLDETLVLAEKTVSHGVRADAAAIDLGLTSAVVRDVVLPKVGSVAGSAITWSSSDPSVVEVYTPPALASARKVAVTGRITRPAQGQPDATVMLTATVRKGAEQVTTREIPVVVKAEFDDGQAADRDASDLTLDATDDVRGNLDLAARGEFGSTITWRSTTSLVTPTGEVTRPAFGHEDVAATLTATITKGTASRKKSFPVTITAMPRSEEYERYFMGYFKGEGIADGEQIMFATSNGNTALDWTGLTGGRPSLISQLGDQGLRDPHIVRSPDGDTFYMIATDLNWYDQGGYAINDTQYIEVFESHDLVNWTPQRHVKVAPGNAGNAFAPESLWVEEIGAYVVFWAQSLWSDPVNRTGQGNAQMWYATTRDFQTFSAPQVWQDPAPLSRIDTTAIRVGDHYYRVTKNEAGNQGSDIFSEKHTDFLDSNIDNWTLVAPALGRTTWVANQGYEGPVIFKANPGDTSCPGQFYLWGDRYTNGGGYQAACHENVEAPTWNAKAITMTNAGVVRPRHGTVIPLTVREWNDIRGIPNSDVTTTTEVAVEPYASGAQTTTATVTVTAADGFETGGQVRLSIGSWSKLARLSDGAATVTLPTGLPAGARTVKAEYLGFDYLKASVGTASFGVPSGPAAVKVRAKAAPASVVRGGTFRLNVTVGPAGGHKHHAPTPTGEVTVTFGGTVRVVPLADGKAVVELPTADLQPGAYRVHVAYSGNPTYQPHAANYQKLTVRKPHRHP
- a CDS encoding family 43 glycosylhydrolase, with product MVIEKTAGNRRRGLAAIGLALAIGVGVGQLTPIVPASAEKPVPPAAPGTGPQTPSAKVPLAGVDMAQTYVNPINLPGMAVRNIVGTMPPTDENVANTSQIPASLNLETWTAASGRTLASRSTAGFTRISENSARTGADWSALNVDGTIYLYASGAMQNAPNNNRTVWSTTDYLTWTPHQMNLGLVAPTVVQLGDKFYMAGNNTPVYQADSPTGPWTSMGSFLRPSGQTLSVGDVQFFPDTDGRLYLTYNIGSPIMGAELDPNNPRQLISDPVVLWTFDPRQEWQHIGDNKATYTHGYVEGSQLFKVRDTYYLSVASGGTEFTTYATGVMTSDKPLSGFKVTQQNPIGYGNNHPSAVYPNAGHGSFVLDKSGNLVFFYTYVIAYEEFFERRLGMDICNVIPAGPKRGAIDCELSNTPQLAPGKKISGRDDTGLYNVATNSQAYWASSYAPGRNPYYGSDRSLSTWWEPADSDTAPTYIRGFGTVFHISAAQIQWKELGRTFTKDNAVQYTLEYKDIPTNTWRPLVDRSTNSTAFTADYVTFDRVLTNAVRLKVLGTTETVKVGVHELNVFGENYNLAVEKGMITR